A single Hippocampus zosterae strain Florida chromosome 19, ASM2543408v3, whole genome shotgun sequence DNA region contains:
- the gpr176 gene encoding G-protein coupled receptor 176 — MDGGSWAAMAGDGAANMTAAPHTWPSVLNSSIPPPAEGIALDDDRDRLIREQAYRDFTTAVQVLILIGSLLGNVTVLWCTCSTNVFKSVTNRFIKNLACTGICAGLACVPFDVALGSSPHCCWWLRTLLLCKTVKFLHKLFCSVTVLNFSAIALDRYYSVLYPLERKISDARSRDLVIYIWLHAAAVSLPVFAVTNVTDVYATSSCSEDHARSLGHTLYVLIYNVTTVIVPLALVFFFMLLIRRALSASQKKKVIIAALRTPQNRISIPYVSRREAELHASLLAVVLAFSACSAPYGALVVYRTLLLEPKELPASLYLTALWLPKVSLLTNPLLFLTVNRSARHGCLELLSRIHRRYSRRNTVSTGGLASLGGEAAIGEPAGRETTGRSGSQLLEMFNIGQQHIFRASQEEEDNVANEIPHHKLEGPKEDLKNGSRPRDLRPHVIPKNDLLHRHGGLTKEGVATMTPSRSSPVHTCAYTSSSQVAPATETKDSPQFGFGPFELPPQWLPETRNSKKRLLPPLGNTPEELIQTKLAKPRPERRISRNNKISTIAAADP; from the exons ATGGATGGGGGGAGTTGGGCTGCAATGGCCGGGGACGGCGCAGCTAACATGACGGCTGCTCCTCATACCTGGCCGAGTGTCCTCAACTCCTCCATCCCGCCGCCCGCCGAGGGGATCGCGCTGGACGACGACCGGGACCGCCTGATCCGGGAGCAAGCCTACCGCGACTTCACCACCGCCGTTCAGGTTCTCATCCTCATCGGGTCGCTCCTCG GGAATGTCACCGTATTATGGTGCACCTGCTCCACAAACGTCTTCAAATCCGTAACCAATCGCTTCATCAAAAACCTGGCTTGTACGGGAATCTGCGCCGGACTGGCGTGCGTCCCCTTCGACGTGGCGCTGGGATCCAGCCCTCACTGCTGCTGGTGGCTTCGCACCCTGTTGCTCTGCAAGACCGTCAAGTTCCTCCACAAACTCTTCTGCTCGGTCACCGTGCTCAATTTCAGCGCCATTGCACTAGACAG ATACTATTCGGTGCTCTACCCACTGGAGAGGAAGATCTCGGACGCGAGATCCCGGGATCTGGTCATCTACATTTGGCTCCACGCGGCGGCGGTGAGTCTCCCCGTGTTCGCCGTGACCAACGTCACCGACGTGTACGCCACGTCGTCCTGCTCCGAAGACCACGCCCGCTCGCTGGGGCACACGCTCTACGTGTTGATCTACAACGTCACCACGGTCATCGTCCCTCTGGCGCTGGTCTTCTTCTTCATGCTGCTGATCCGCAGAGCTCTCAGCGCCAGCCAGAAGAAAAAGGTGATCATCGCGGCCTTGCGGACGCCGCAGAACAGGATCTCCATCCCGTACGTGTCTCGGCGAGAGGCCGAGCTGCACGCCAGTCTCCTGGCAGTCGTGCTGGCTTTCTCCGCCTGCAGCGCCCCCTACGGCGCTTTGGTTGTCTATCGCACGCTTTTGCTGGAGCCCAAAGAGCTGCCGGCGTCACTGTACCTCACCGCTTTATGGCTCCCGAAAGTGTCCCTGCTCACCAATCCGCTTTTGTTCCTGACTGTCAATCGCTCGGCGCGCCACGGTTGCCTGGAACTGCTGTCCAGGATCCACAGACGCTACAGTCGACGGAACACCGTCAGCACGGGGGGTCTGGCGTCTCTGGGCGGGGAGGCCGCCATAGGAGAACCGGCGGGACGAGAGACAACGGGTCGCTCCGGAAGCCAACTTCTGGAGATGTTCAACATCGGCCAACAGCATATTTTCCGTGCCTCTCAGGAAGAAGAGGACAATGTAGCAAACGAGATCCCCCATCACAAATTAGAGGGGCCGAAAGAGGACCTCAAGAACGGGTCACGACCGAGAGACCTTCGGCCGCACGTTATTCCAAAAAACGATCTGTTGCACAGACACGGCGGGCTCACAAAAGAAGGCGTCGCCACGATGACGCCGTCCCGCTCATCTCCGGTCCACACGTGCGCTTACACTTCATCGTCTCAGGTGGCGCCGGCGACGGAAACGAAAGACTCCCCCCAGTTCGGGTTCGGACCATTTGAGCTTCCTCCTCAGTGGTTACCCGAGACGAGGAACAGCAAGAAGAGGTTGCTGCCACCGTTGGGCAACACACCCGAGGAGCTCATCCAAACCAAGCTGGCCAAGCCGCGACCCGAAAGGCGAATCAGCAGGAACAACAAGATCAGCACCATCGCTGCTGCGGACCCGTGA
- the LOC127591849 gene encoding acyl-coenzyme A thioesterase 1-like, giving the protein MASSQIRLKILPNVRCLFDKLVQVKVEGLAPHKQVELRSRLVDDRGVIFKASALYQADEKGLVDVSSTPSLGGTYTGVEPMGLWWSMRPETPHKKLVKKNVLNPTFVEIAVHNGGTGEKIASEINEREYMMEGMKRIPVRDGRVRGVLFIPPGEGPFPGIVDLYTFGGGLSEQRASLLANKGFVVLALAYYGYQDLPKYPENLDLEYFEEAVNCLLHHPKVDGSGLGIISISHSGALALSMSSFFTCIKATVCINGCNANTVFPLHYKDVVIPPLTYFLENIRMAESGVIDIIDVTPDPTVGENRACLIPIQRANCHFLFAVSEDDHNWKSCLFAEQATQVLKSHGKDSFQVVSYPKAGHLLEVPHMPFCPSSFHAALGKAVLFGGQPKAHSGAQLDLWERVPEFFKRHLNSTGAY; this is encoded by the exons ATGGCATCCTCCCAGATCCGCCTGAAAATCCTCCCCAACGTCCGCTGTCTCTTTGACAAACTGGTTCAAGTCAAAGTCGAGGGTCTCGCGCCACACAAGCAGGTGGAATTAAGGTCCAGATTGGTTGACGACAGAGGGGTGATTTTCAAAGCTTCCGCCCTCTACCAAGCGGATGAAAAAGGCCTGGTCGATGTGAGTAGCACCCCCTCTCTGGGAGGAACTTACACTGGAGTGGAGCCCATGGGCTTATGGTGGTCCATGAGGCCAGAGACCCCGCACAAAAAACTTGTGAAGAAAAACGTCTTGAACCCAACTTTCGTTGAGATAGCAGTCCACAACGGAGGCACTGGGGAGAAGATAGcctctgaaattaatgagagagaATATATGATGGAGGGCATGAAGAGAATTCCCGTGCGAGACGGACGTGTGCGAGGAGTCCTCTTCATACCACCAG GAGAGGGTCCGTTTCCAGGAATTGTAGATTTATATACTTTTGGCGGAGGGCTTAGCGAGCAGCGAGCCAGCCTCTTGGCAAACAAAGGTTTTGTCGTGCTGGCACTGGCCTATTATGGCTACCAAGATTTACCCAAATATCCCGAAAACTTGGATTTGGAATACTTTGAAGAGGCTGTGAACTGTCTACTGCATCACCCAAAG GTTGACGGTTCCGGGCTTGGCATCATATCAATCTCTCATAGCGGTGCTTTGGCCTTGTCGATGTCATCGTTTTTTACATGCATCAAAGCAACCGTGTGCATTAATGGCTGCAATGCAAATACCGTGTTTCCGTTACACTACAAAGACGTTGTTATACCTCCACTTACCTATTTTTTGGAGAATATTCGAATGGCAGAATCTGGGGTCATCGATATAATTGACGTCACGCCGGACCCAACCGTGGGTGAGAATCGAGCGTGTTTAATTCCGATCCAACGTGCCAactgccacttcctgtttgccgTGTCAGAAGACGACCACAACTGGAAGAGTTGTCTCTTTGCCGAGCAAGCCACTCAAGTGTTGAAAAGTCACGGCAAGGATTCCTTTCAGGTGGTTTCTTATCCGAAAGCGGGTCACCTGTTGGAAGTTCCTCACATGCCGTTTTGTCCGTCTTCTTTCCACGCCGCACTGGGAAAAGCTGTGTTGTTTGGCGGGCAGCCGAAAGCCCACTCGGGGGCTCAGCTGGACCTGTGGGAAAGAGTCCCAGAGTTCTTCAAGAGACACTTGAACAGCACCGGCGCTTATTAG
- the LOC127591848 gene encoding acyl-coenzyme A thioesterase 1-like, translating to MAQIRLKILPSVRCLFDKLVQVKVEGLAPHKQVELRSRLVDDKGVIFKASALYQADEKGLVDVSSTPSLGGSYTGVEPMGLWWSMMPDTPHKKLVKKNVLSPTLVEIAVHNGGTGEKIASEINEREYMTEGMRRIPVQERRVRGVLFIPPGKGPFPGILDLYILGGGLNEQRASLLANKGFVVLALAYYGYQDLPKNPKNLDLEYFEEAASFLQKHPEVRGPGIGVISMSHSGALALSMASFFSGITATVCINGCSGNTVIPLHYKDSVMPPLRPVLWKTRIRRSWLIDIRDVTPDPTLKKNQASLIPIERANCHFLFAASEDDRNWNSAFFARQAADILKSHGKESFQVVSYPKAGHFLEVPHMPFCPSSFHAAVGRAVAFGGEPKAHSEAQLDLWERVQEFFKRHLNTQASSVLGIKGSHV from the exons ATGGCCCAGATCCGCCTGAAAATCCTCCCCAGTGTCCGCTGTCTCTTTGACAAACTGGTTCAAGTCAAAGTCGAGGGTCTCGCGCCACACAAGCAGGTGGAATTAAGGTCCAGATTGGTTGACGACAAAGGGGTGATTTTCAAAGCTTCCGCCCTCTACCAAGCGGATGAAAAAGGCCTGGTCGATGTGAGTAGCACCCCCTCTCTGGGAGGAAGTTACACTGGAGTGGAGCCCATGGGCTTATGGTGGTCCATGATGCCAGACACCCCGCACAAAAAACTTGTGAAGAAAAACGTCTTGAGCCCAACTCTCGTTGAGATAGCAGTCCACAACGGAGGCACTGGGGAGAAGATAGCCTCTGAAATCAATGAGAGAGAATACATGACGGAGGGCATGAGGAGAATTCCTGTGCAAGAGCGACGTGTGCGAGGAGTCCTCTTCATACCACCAG GGAAGGGGCCATTCCCTGGAATTCTGGATCTATATATTTTAGGTGGAGGCCTAAATGAACAGCGAGCCAGCCTCTTGGCAAACAAAGGTTTTGTTGTGCTGGCACTGGCCTATTATGGCTACCAAGATTTACCCAAAAATCCCAAGAACTTGGATTTGGAATACTTTGAAGAGGCTGCAAGCTTTCTACAGAAACATCCAGAG GTTCGAGGTCCTGGCATAGGTGTAATATCAATGTCCCATAGTGGTGCTTTGGCTTTGTCAATGGCGTCGTTTTTCTCAGGAATCACAGCAACCGTCTGTATCAATGGCTGCAGTGGCAATACCGTGATTCCATTACACTACAAAGACTCTGTTATGCCACCACTACGACCTGTCTTATGGAAGACAAGAATTCGCAGATCTTGGCTGATTGATATCCGCGATGTGACCCCAGATccgaccttgaaaaaaaatcaagcctcTTTAATTCCAATAGAGCGTGCCAactgccacttcctgtttgccgCTTCAGAAGACGACCGCAACTGGAACAGTGCTTTTTTCGCCAGGCAAGCCGCCGACATTTTGAAAAGTCACGGCAAGGAATCCTTTCAGGTGGTTTCTTACCCGAAAGCTGGACACTTTTTGGAAGTTCCTCACATGCCATTTTGTCCGTCTTCCTTCCACGCCGCAGTGGGAAGAGCTGTGGCGTTTGGCGGGGAACCAAAAGCCCACTCGGAGGCTCAGCTGGACTTGTGGGAGCGCGTCCAAGAGTTCTTCAAAAGACACTTGAACACGCAAGCGTCAAGTGTGTTAGGCATCAAAGGCTCACATGTTTGA